A region from the Gemmatimonadota bacterium genome encodes:
- the ptsP gene encoding phosphoenolpyruvate--protein phosphotransferase encodes MTLTLQGSPASEGIAEGMARRLVWRVPEVPHCTVGEDAIETEVDRFRGALEAMRERLQALRTNTEQRLGPVEARIFEPQLLMLQDELLVDGTIRYVRENRLSAARAFDLRSLEVLAMWNRTQHPMVLDRLNDLQDLQVHLLHLLLDLPDPDETHTLHEPTVLVADDLTPSLTMRLDTRHVVGIVTEKGTRTSHWAILARSLGIPAVVGARGVLAAAEPGTPILLDGRTGRVVLSPGDPDRRAFADRRGRLARWEREVSSERDRESRTADGVRVSLWANLDLPGEAHLARRQGADGVGLFRTEFLVVGRSAMPDEEEQFEAYRSVVEAFTDRPVLIRTFDLGGDKFPLFLKMPAEENPFLGWRSVRVMLDRPDIFRPQVRAILRAAAFGEVRVMIPLVNTAAELREASRFFEEERLALEAAGVRCGPCPVGALVETPAAALHSGALARDAAFLSVGTNDLVQYTLAVDRTNARLQKLYDPFHPAVVRQLHRVARVGRLGGRDVSVCGEMAGNPVGAFLLLGLGFTALSVAWPAVPELRSAIRAIDLAEARRSARRALVAPDSRSVVEELVRSIGPAVDLSMFG; translated from the coding sequence GTGACGCTCACGTTGCAGGGCTCGCCGGCGTCCGAGGGCATCGCAGAGGGCATGGCGCGCCGGCTGGTCTGGCGCGTCCCCGAGGTGCCCCACTGCACGGTGGGGGAAGACGCGATCGAAACCGAGGTCGACCGCTTCCGAGGCGCCCTCGAAGCCATGCGGGAGCGCTTGCAGGCGCTACGCACCAACACGGAGCAGCGGTTGGGCCCCGTGGAGGCACGGATCTTCGAGCCACAACTCCTGATGTTGCAGGACGAGTTGCTCGTCGACGGCACGATCCGCTACGTGCGGGAGAATCGGCTGTCGGCGGCCCGTGCCTTCGATCTTCGTTCGCTCGAGGTGCTGGCGATGTGGAATCGCACGCAGCACCCCATGGTCTTGGATCGCCTGAACGATCTGCAGGATCTCCAGGTCCATCTCCTGCACCTGCTGCTCGACCTCCCTGACCCGGACGAGACGCACACGCTGCACGAACCAACCGTTCTGGTGGCGGACGACCTCACGCCCTCGTTGACGATGCGCCTCGATACTCGTCACGTCGTGGGTATCGTTACGGAGAAGGGCACGCGCACGTCCCACTGGGCCATCCTGGCTCGCTCGCTCGGAATTCCCGCCGTGGTGGGCGCGCGCGGGGTCCTCGCGGCGGCGGAGCCCGGTACCCCGATCCTCCTGGACGGGCGCACCGGCCGCGTGGTGCTCTCGCCGGGCGACCCGGATCGCCGTGCTTTCGCTGATCGCCGCGGCCGGCTGGCTCGCTGGGAACGCGAGGTCTCGTCCGAGAGGGACCGGGAGAGCCGAACCGCGGACGGGGTGCGCGTCTCGCTCTGGGCGAATCTCGACCTGCCGGGCGAGGCACACCTGGCTCGGCGCCAGGGCGCCGACGGCGTCGGACTGTTTCGCACCGAGTTCCTGGTCGTCGGCCGCAGCGCCATGCCTGACGAAGAGGAGCAATTCGAGGCCTATCGCTCCGTGGTCGAGGCGTTTACGGATCGTCCCGTCCTGATTCGCACCTTCGATCTTGGCGGAGACAAGTTCCCCTTGTTCCTCAAGATGCCGGCAGAGGAGAACCCCTTTCTGGGATGGCGCTCGGTTCGGGTCATGCTCGACCGCCCCGATATCTTCCGTCCTCAGGTGCGGGCCATCCTGCGCGCGGCGGCCTTCGGCGAGGTGCGCGTGATGATCCCCCTGGTCAACACCGCCGCGGAGCTACGCGAGGCGAGCCGGTTCTTCGAGGAGGAGCGGCTCGCGCTGGAAGCGGCCGGGGTTCGTTGTGGCCCGTGTCCGGTGGGCGCCTTGGTGGAGACTCCGGCTGCGGCCCTGCACTCAGGGGCTCTGGCCAGGGATGCCGCCTTCCTGTCCGTGGGCACCAATGACCTGGTCCAGTACACGCTGGCGGTCGATCGGACCAACGCCCGGCTGCAGAAGCTGTACGACCCCTTCCACCCGGCCGTGGTGCGGCAGCTACATCGCGTGGCACGGGTGGGACGATTGGGGGGGCGGGACGTGTCGGTATGCGGTGAGATGGCCGGGAATCCGGTGGGGGCATTCCTCTTGCTCGGGCTTGGCTTCACGGCCCTGTCGGTCGCCTGGCCCGCCGTGCCGGAGCTGCGCTCCGCCATTCGAGCCATCGACCTGGCGGAAGCCCGTCGGTCCGCCCGGCGGGCCCTGGTGGCGCCGGACAGCCGAAGCGTGGTCGAGGAGTTGGTCCGGAGCATTGGGCCGGCGGTCGACCTGTCGATGTTCGGGTGA
- the metK gene encoding methionine adenosyltransferase: MGSRLYTSESVTEGHPDKIADQISDAVLDAILTDDPVARVACETLVTTGVAMVSGEITTSTYVDVPEIVRQTLLGIGYDRAEYGIDGRTCAVLTSIDRQSPDISMGVDTGGAGDQGMMFGYASNETEQGMPAPIMFAHRLTQRLAEVRKSGELAWLRPDGKSQVTVEYEAGKPVRVHTVVVSAQHEPDVSQEHLRTEILERVVKPVLPADLYDSSSCVHHINPTGRFEIGGPHGDAGLTGRKIIVDTYGGMGRHGGGAFSGKDPTKVDRSGAYAARWAANNLVAAGVAERCEIQLAYAIGVVQPVSIFVDTFGTGTVPEERIVDALREVFDFSPAGIIEALKLRNPMFRPTAAYGHFGREPGQRTLSDGRVVDLFTWERLDRVGDLKAALGL; the protein is encoded by the coding sequence GTGGGTTCTCGACTGTATACGTCGGAGTCGGTGACGGAGGGACATCCCGACAAGATCGCCGATCAGATCTCCGACGCCGTTCTCGATGCGATCCTCACGGATGATCCCGTTGCACGCGTAGCCTGCGAGACGTTGGTGACGACCGGAGTCGCCATGGTGTCGGGAGAAATCACCACCTCGACCTACGTCGATGTGCCCGAGATCGTTCGCCAGACGCTGCTCGGGATCGGCTATGACCGGGCCGAGTACGGAATCGACGGTCGTACCTGCGCCGTGTTGACCAGCATCGATCGTCAGTCCCCTGACATCTCGATGGGGGTCGATACCGGGGGAGCCGGCGATCAGGGCATGATGTTCGGGTATGCGTCGAACGAGACGGAGCAGGGGATGCCGGCGCCCATCATGTTCGCGCATCGCCTTACCCAACGCTTGGCGGAGGTGCGCAAGAGCGGCGAGCTGGCCTGGTTGCGCCCGGATGGCAAGTCCCAGGTCACCGTGGAATACGAGGCCGGGAAACCGGTGCGGGTGCACACGGTGGTGGTCAGCGCCCAGCACGAGCCCGATGTCAGCCAGGAGCACCTGCGCACGGAAATCCTCGAGCGGGTGGTCAAGCCCGTGCTTCCGGCCGACCTGTACGACTCCTCGAGCTGCGTCCATCACATCAACCCTACCGGACGCTTCGAGATCGGCGGACCGCACGGGGATGCCGGGCTGACCGGACGGAAGATCATCGTCGACACCTACGGGGGTATGGGGCGGCACGGTGGTGGTGCCTTCAGCGGGAAGGACCCGACGAAGGTGGACCGGTCCGGCGCCTACGCGGCGCGGTGGGCTGCCAACAACCTGGTGGCCGCCGGAGTCGCGGAGCGCTGTGAGATCCAGCTTGCGTATGCCATCGGCGTGGTCCAGCCCGTTTCGATCTTCGTCGACACGTTCGGCACGGGGACCGTCCCGGAGGAGCGGATCGTGGATGCTCTGCGGGAGGTTTTCGATTTCAGCCCTGCCGGGATCATCGAGGCCTTGAAGTTGCGCAATCCGATGTTCCGACCCACTGCCGCGTACGGGCATTTCGGCCGTGAGCCAGGTCAGCGCACGCTCTCGGACGGGCGTGTGGTGGACCTGTTCACCTGGGAGCGGTTGGACCGGGTCGGAGACCTCAAAGCCGCGCTCGGGCTCTGA
- a CDS encoding bifunctional nuclease family protein → MARSEWAANGGHRVLVEVRVHSLGMDRVANQPVVILKEKDGRRVLPIWIGPNEANAIATHLAGLQPPRPLTHDLLVSALKGMGGTVTRAVIARVHQNTYYAELVVHRDGEVLSIDARPSDSIAVALRTDAHIFADDSLLEERTIEVLSTEPEAEGSPAEAGEVRQMDADELQAYLRRLDPEDFGRFRP, encoded by the coding sequence GTGGCACGGTCGGAGTGGGCCGCCAACGGGGGTCATCGGGTGCTGGTCGAGGTTCGCGTACACAGTCTTGGCATGGATCGGGTGGCCAACCAGCCCGTGGTGATCCTGAAAGAAAAGGATGGCCGCCGGGTCCTGCCCATCTGGATCGGCCCCAACGAAGCCAACGCCATCGCCACCCATCTGGCCGGCCTGCAGCCGCCCCGCCCGCTCACGCACGATCTGCTGGTTTCGGCGTTGAAGGGCATGGGGGGCACCGTCACCAGGGCAGTGATCGCTCGGGTCCATCAGAACACGTACTACGCCGAGCTGGTCGTGCACCGGGATGGGGAGGTGCTCTCCATCGACGCGCGCCCGTCCGACTCCATCGCCGTGGCGCTGCGAACCGACGCGCACATCTTCGCGGACGATTCTCTTCTGGAAGAGCGGACGATCGAGGTGTTGAGCACCGAGCCGGAAGCCGAAGGGTCTCCAGCGGAGGCAGGTGAGGTGCGACAGATGGACGCCGACGAGTTGCAGGCGTATCTGCGTCGCCTCGACCCCGAGGATTTCGGACGGTTCCGTCCGTAG
- the recO gene encoding DNA repair protein RecO — protein sequence MSATSTRAVVLRATPYGETSQIARLLTERWGVVSVVARGARRTGTRSSTHLEPFTTGELTLHYRDGRELQTLGSFHVERARLALASPATRFAGASALVELLLRAAPEAPQAALLESVEQGLDALESCAPSDVAQQVLTSLWQLVAALGFEPSLDECVRCGEVLVEEEVGRFDFARGGVLCADCGASASGPRVGPGARAELRAFLSTVEPGGTDPSHLGAHLKLLGDFVTYHVAEGRALRSLDLLLGLIG from the coding sequence GTGAGCGCCACCAGCACACGGGCCGTTGTCCTGAGGGCCACACCCTACGGAGAGACGAGCCAGATTGCTCGGCTGCTCACGGAGCGCTGGGGCGTGGTGTCTGTGGTGGCGCGTGGTGCCCGCCGCACTGGAACGCGTTCCTCCACGCATCTCGAGCCCTTCACCACCGGAGAGCTTACGCTCCACTACCGCGATGGGCGGGAGCTGCAGACCCTCGGGAGCTTCCACGTGGAGCGCGCCCGCCTGGCATTGGCGTCTCCGGCCACCCGCTTCGCGGGAGCGTCCGCGCTCGTGGAGCTCTTGCTGCGGGCCGCGCCTGAGGCGCCTCAGGCCGCTCTCTTGGAGTCGGTGGAGCAGGGCCTCGATGCCTTGGAGTCGTGCGCCCCCTCCGATGTGGCGCAGCAAGTGTTGACCTCCCTCTGGCAACTCGTGGCCGCACTCGGGTTCGAGCCCTCCCTCGATGAGTGTGTACGCTGCGGTGAGGTCCTCGTCGAAGAAGAGGTGGGGCGCTTCGACTTCGCGCGCGGTGGAGTGCTTTGCGCAGACTGCGGAGCCTCGGCTTCCGGACCACGCGTGGGTCCGGGGGCGCGCGCCGAATTGCGAGCGTTCCTCAGCACGGTGGAGCCGGGAGGTACCGATCCGAGTCACCTGGGGGCACACCTCAAGCTGCTTGGTGACTTCGTTACGTATCACGTGGCGGAGGGGCGCGCCTTGCGGTCGCTCGACCTCTTGTTGGGCTTGATCGGATGA
- the selB gene encoding selenocysteine-specific translation elongation factor produces MTVHLGIVGTAGHIDHGKSALVLALTGVDPDRLAEEKARGITIELGFAELHLGEDASAGLVDVPGHESFVRTMVAGASGMDLGLLVVASDEGVMPQTTEHLAVLELLGVPRILVVLTKSDLVETDWLELVQGEVAELLDGTPYAASHVIATSVRSGEGLDELRVAIRQALEGRVRRSGDDIVRLPVDRSFLVRGTGRVVTGTLWSGKIAVGDRLHVRPGGGEVRVRGVEAHGRAVERADAGQRTALALTGPGAESVARGQILCDLGEWQASRRLTVWGEVLDGASPWTRGDRLRVHLGTAEVVGRVLPLGGPVLEPGQGGWLEIRLKTPLPARTGDRIVLRSLSPVRTVGGARVLEPHPPRRARKRPLPVGALEALSGGSEAERVRVVLERAGRDGVLRTLLPVLTGCTPSACDEAVRLEGAVERGRQVFPRGAVASAQAALLGWVDEQLSKDPLAPGAPPDPARVAAGGGPVAELALEALLTGRQLELADGLLRPPGYTVQPGERESARLAVVARVYEAAGLEPPAVGLAAQTAGEPDPWPLVRHLERVGQLVRLDTDLFIWAPVLAEVRRRVQEELAGRTGLGPMDFRGVIPVSRRHLLPILGYLDREGVTTRETDGRAVHRDLAGRESGS; encoded by the coding sequence ATGACGGTGCACCTCGGGATCGTCGGTACGGCCGGGCATATCGACCACGGGAAGAGCGCCCTCGTGTTGGCGCTCACCGGCGTGGATCCGGATCGGTTGGCAGAGGAGAAGGCGCGGGGGATCACCATCGAGCTGGGCTTTGCCGAACTGCACCTCGGGGAGGATGCGTCTGCAGGCCTGGTCGACGTCCCGGGTCATGAGAGCTTCGTGCGCACCATGGTGGCGGGCGCGAGCGGGATGGACCTGGGGCTGCTGGTCGTGGCTTCCGATGAGGGCGTGATGCCGCAGACGACCGAGCATCTCGCGGTGCTGGAGCTCCTGGGTGTTCCGCGAATCCTGGTCGTACTCACCAAGAGCGACCTGGTCGAGACCGATTGGCTGGAGCTGGTTCAGGGCGAGGTGGCGGAGCTCCTCGACGGGACGCCGTACGCCGCTTCCCACGTGATCGCGACCTCCGTGCGGAGCGGGGAAGGCCTCGACGAATTGCGGGTCGCCATCCGGCAGGCTCTCGAGGGTCGAGTGCGGCGGAGCGGAGACGACATCGTGCGCCTGCCCGTCGACCGGAGCTTCTTGGTGCGTGGGACGGGACGGGTTGTCACGGGCACGCTGTGGAGCGGGAAGATCGCCGTCGGAGACCGGCTTCATGTGAGGCCGGGCGGCGGGGAGGTGCGCGTCCGGGGGGTCGAGGCTCATGGTCGCGCTGTGGAGCGTGCCGACGCGGGCCAGCGCACGGCGCTGGCGTTGACCGGCCCCGGGGCGGAGAGCGTGGCCCGTGGCCAGATCCTCTGCGACCTGGGTGAGTGGCAGGCCTCCCGTCGCCTCACGGTCTGGGGCGAGGTGCTGGACGGTGCTTCGCCCTGGACCCGGGGCGACCGGCTCCGCGTTCATCTGGGCACCGCCGAGGTCGTGGGACGTGTGCTTCCTCTGGGGGGCCCCGTGCTGGAGCCCGGGCAGGGGGGGTGGCTGGAGATTCGCCTGAAGACTCCCCTTCCGGCTCGCACCGGGGACCGGATCGTGCTGCGGAGCTTGAGTCCGGTGCGGACAGTGGGCGGTGCCCGGGTGCTGGAGCCGCACCCGCCGCGGCGGGCCAGGAAGCGACCGCTCCCCGTTGGGGCCCTGGAGGCACTGTCAGGCGGAAGCGAGGCCGAGCGCGTGCGTGTTGTTCTCGAACGGGCCGGGAGGGACGGCGTGCTCCGGACGCTCCTGCCCGTCCTGACCGGATGCACCCCAAGCGCCTGTGATGAGGCGGTGCGCCTCGAGGGGGCTGTCGAGCGGGGTCGCCAGGTCTTCCCCCGCGGTGCGGTCGCCTCTGCCCAGGCCGCGCTGCTCGGCTGGGTCGACGAACAACTCAGCAAGGACCCCCTGGCCCCGGGGGCACCCCCCGACCCGGCCCGGGTCGCTGCCGGCGGAGGGCCGGTGGCCGAGCTGGCTCTGGAGGCACTGCTGACCGGACGGCAGTTGGAGCTTGCGGACGGGCTCCTCCGACCGCCCGGCTACACCGTGCAACCGGGCGAGCGAGAGAGCGCCCGCCTCGCGGTTGTGGCCCGGGTGTACGAGGCGGCCGGATTGGAGCCCCCCGCCGTCGGGCTGGCGGCGCAGACGGCTGGGGAGCCGGATCCGTGGCCGCTCGTGCGCCACCTCGAGCGGGTCGGGCAACTCGTTCGCCTGGATACGGATCTGTTCATCTGGGCTCCGGTCCTGGCAGAGGTCCGGCGCCGGGTCCAGGAGGAACTGGCGGGCCGCACCGGATTGGGTCCCATGGACTTCCGCGGGGTGATCCCAGTATCGCGCCGGCACCTCCTGCCGATCCTGGGTTATCTGGACAGAGAGGGGGTGACGACGCGTGAAACCGACGGGCGGGCTGTTCACCGGGACCTGGCTGGACGGGAGTCTGGCTCTTGA
- a CDS encoding PTS sugar transporter subunit IIA — translation MRLRDLFTAECVSLELEAEGKDEALEELIHLLRLDEKSESTLLKTLRRREKLGSTGIGKGIAIPHCRSLVVSRLRLAYGRKPSGLDFKAIDGQPVQHFFLIVAPPLEVSNQYLPVLGKIAQFAKDPQVPELLLKAQTPDDFLTLLANRAP, via the coding sequence ATGAGGCTCAGAGACCTCTTCACTGCCGAATGCGTTTCCCTCGAGCTCGAGGCCGAAGGGAAGGACGAGGCCCTCGAGGAGCTGATCCATCTCCTCCGCCTCGACGAGAAGTCCGAGTCGACGCTGCTCAAGACCCTGCGCCGACGTGAGAAGCTCGGATCCACGGGAATTGGCAAGGGAATCGCCATCCCGCACTGTCGCTCGCTGGTGGTCAGCCGGCTCCGTCTCGCCTACGGCCGCAAGCCGTCCGGCCTGGATTTCAAAGCCATCGATGGGCAACCCGTCCAGCACTTCTTCCTGATCGTAGCCCCTCCTCTGGAGGTCTCGAACCAATATCTTCCCGTGCTGGGGAAGATCGCGCAGTTCGCCAAGGATCCCCAGGTACCGGAGCTGCTTCTCAAGGCGCAGACTCCCGATGACTTCCTGACGCTGCTTGCGAACCGCGCTCCCTGA
- the dusB gene encoding tRNA dihydrouridine synthase DusB yields the protein MDFIDWLVAMDAPLFLAPQAGVSESPFRRLCRDFGADVVVSEFVSADGIVRQSARSARYLRFDPGERPIGVQIFGADPETMAQAARHVDDVFAPDFVDINFGCPVKKVVRRNGGSGCLRDLDLVEDIVRAVAGATTVPVTVKIRSGFDEATRDPVGIATRCEAAGARMLTLHPRTRADMYSGRARWEEIRSVTEALSIPVIGNGDVRSGADAARMREETGCHGIMLARGSHGAPWVFREARAALSGQPLPEPPDVAERFRICLAHARKALVYGGDPERALLEFRKHLAWYTKGLPDGRALRVRLFEAESLAEVGALLDEYVHASLVGTPDGADPLGGDP from the coding sequence TTGGATTTCATCGATTGGTTGGTGGCGATGGACGCGCCTTTGTTCCTGGCGCCCCAGGCCGGTGTGAGCGAATCCCCGTTCCGGCGTCTCTGTAGAGACTTTGGCGCCGACGTGGTGGTCAGCGAGTTCGTTTCGGCGGACGGAATCGTGCGCCAAAGCGCGCGCAGCGCTCGCTATCTACGCTTCGACCCCGGCGAGCGACCGATCGGAGTGCAGATCTTCGGGGCCGACCCCGAGACGATGGCCCAGGCAGCCCGCCACGTCGATGACGTGTTCGCGCCCGACTTCGTGGACATCAACTTCGGGTGTCCGGTCAAGAAGGTCGTGCGGCGCAACGGGGGGTCCGGATGCTTGCGTGACCTCGACCTGGTCGAAGACATCGTGCGGGCCGTGGCAGGGGCCACCACCGTGCCGGTCACCGTGAAGATCCGAAGTGGGTTCGATGAAGCGACGCGCGATCCCGTCGGGATCGCGACCCGCTGCGAGGCCGCCGGCGCGAGGATGCTCACGCTGCATCCGCGCACTCGTGCCGACATGTACTCGGGGCGAGCCCGCTGGGAGGAGATCCGCTCGGTGACCGAGGCGCTGAGTATTCCGGTGATCGGCAACGGTGACGTGCGGTCAGGAGCGGACGCCGCGCGGATGCGAGAGGAGACCGGCTGCCACGGCATCATGCTCGCTCGGGGCTCCCATGGCGCCCCCTGGGTGTTTCGTGAAGCCCGGGCGGCCCTGTCGGGGCAGCCGCTGCCGGAGCCACCGGACGTGGCGGAACGCTTCCGGATCTGCCTGGCCCACGCGCGCAAAGCGCTGGTGTACGGGGGCGACCCGGAGCGTGCCCTGCTGGAGTTCAGAAAGCACCTGGCCTGGTATACCAAGGGCCTGCCGGACGGACGGGCCCTTCGGGTACGGCTGTTCGAAGCGGAGTCCTTGGCCGAGGTCGGTGCGCTCCTCGATGAGTACGTGCACGCCTCCCTGGTCGGCACCCCGGATGGGGCCGACCCGCTCGGCGGGGATCCCTGA
- a CDS encoding c-type cytochrome, whose protein sequence is MSTRSGGPLPLTGSGARFGFACFALALGGWSLGAASGAGSEVGTAPSVTQLADQPDTAGSGPLPGASAGQDLPFIPYVTQPSPRLQELMRRDFLDDYESNVVYGYRIVTETERYASRYSGNRLRCTNCHLNGGTQPDGMPLNIAGMYPQWRSKNGVRNGIGLRIRECFLYSLDGIMPPEDAPEVLAVAAYIHFLSEGEVIGERPEGAGVPTLPETGLDPNPARGEVVFEQTCVACHGSDGRGTELAPPLWGPESYNAGAGMSRIEKAAGFIWANMPYQMGRTLSHQQAFDVAAYLNLQLRPSDPRDGRLRKLFEKVIRRVAGWFGGDAA, encoded by the coding sequence GTGAGTACCCGCTCCGGCGGACCCCTGCCACTGACGGGCTCGGGTGCCCGATTCGGCTTCGCCTGCTTCGCGCTCGCGCTGGGGGGCTGGTCGCTCGGCGCCGCCTCCGGCGCCGGGTCGGAAGTCGGGACGGCCCCGTCGGTCACTCAGCTCGCCGATCAGCCGGACACGGCTGGGAGCGGCCCCCTCCCCGGGGCGAGCGCCGGCCAGGATCTTCCGTTCATCCCGTACGTCACCCAGCCGAGCCCACGCCTACAGGAGCTCATGAGGCGGGACTTCCTGGACGACTACGAGAGCAATGTGGTCTATGGGTACCGGATCGTGACGGAGACCGAGCGCTACGCGTCTCGGTATTCGGGAAACCGGCTCCGCTGCACGAACTGCCACCTGAACGGTGGCACCCAACCGGACGGGATGCCGCTCAACATCGCGGGGATGTACCCGCAGTGGCGCTCGAAGAACGGCGTGCGCAACGGGATCGGCCTGCGCATCCGTGAGTGCTTCCTCTACAGCCTCGACGGCATCATGCCCCCGGAGGATGCCCCTGAGGTCCTCGCTGTCGCGGCCTACATCCACTTCCTCTCGGAGGGCGAGGTCATCGGTGAGCGACCGGAAGGCGCGGGCGTTCCGACGCTGCCGGAGACCGGCCTCGACCCGAACCCGGCCCGCGGCGAGGTCGTCTTCGAGCAGACATGCGTGGCCTGTCACGGCAGCGACGGCCGGGGCACGGAGCTGGCGCCGCCGCTGTGGGGCCCCGAGTCGTACAACGCGGGTGCGGGCATGAGCCGGATCGAAAAGGCCGCGGGCTTCATCTGGGCGAACATGCCGTACCAGATGGGCCGGACCCTCAGCCACCAGCAGGCCTTCGACGTCGCGGCGTATCTGAACCTCCAGCTTCGCCCCTCCGATCCGCGGGACGGGCGCCTGCGCAAGCTCTTCGAGAAGGTGATCCGTCGCGTCGCCGGCTGGTTCGGCGGAGATGCCGCGTGA
- a CDS encoding SulP family inorganic anion transporter, with product MTLRGYARELRREAFPEFSSWSDTDTRSEVIAGAVCGVLVIPQAITFAYLAGLPPEFGLYCAVFVAFLTSFFGTTPMLAGPNTAMSILLGSTILPFAGRGSPLYIEYALLLSIMVGVVQLLIWLLRGAELFRYFSPAAISGIKTGVGVLLIASAVEGAFGMTTMKTQFFYEKFYIAFASWDELVNPYAALVSSLTIGSGLVMRRRWRRTYIVGAVLIGGATGALLVGFLGPVRTDLELLGRIPMGLFPFRLPSVTHEDVLVMQEMVPSAIALAVLGLSQSLVIAQDLKSDIGSRVSLGREVFAQGVGNLVGPLFSGFAGSGSFNRTAIAVEMGGRSTLTGLVAALSVGVIAKTLGPVLTYVPMSTIAGIIALVGIGMIEVKHARRFAKMPIDAAVFALTVLTITLIGLEAGILVAAASSLLFFVVGASRLTFSFTTQGDTEIIAVKGNLFFATLDALKLHLAGHPGGRTRLDLTRVPYCDSSALEMIESIRLERERRGGGLEVVRG from the coding sequence GTGACTCTTCGCGGCTACGCCAGGGAGCTGCGCCGCGAAGCCTTCCCCGAGTTCTCTTCCTGGAGCGACACCGACACGCGCTCCGAGGTCATCGCGGGGGCGGTGTGCGGCGTGTTGGTGATCCCGCAGGCGATCACGTTCGCGTACCTCGCGGGCTTGCCGCCTGAATTCGGTCTCTACTGCGCCGTCTTCGTCGCCTTCCTGACGAGCTTCTTTGGTACGACGCCCATGCTCGCCGGTCCGAACACGGCGATGTCCATCCTCCTCGGGAGCACGATTCTCCCCTTCGCCGGCCGAGGCAGCCCGCTGTACATCGAGTACGCGCTCCTCCTGTCTATCATGGTCGGAGTCGTCCAACTCCTGATCTGGCTTCTGCGCGGCGCGGAGCTGTTTCGCTACTTCAGTCCGGCGGCCATCTCGGGGATCAAGACCGGCGTCGGTGTCCTGCTCATCGCCTCGGCCGTCGAGGGGGCGTTCGGGATGACCACGATGAAGACGCAGTTCTTCTACGAGAAGTTCTACATCGCGTTCGCTTCGTGGGATGAGCTGGTCAACCCATACGCCGCCCTGGTGAGCTCGCTGACGATCGGCTCGGGCCTGGTGATGCGACGCCGCTGGCGACGGACGTACATCGTCGGGGCGGTGCTGATCGGCGGAGCTACGGGTGCGTTGCTCGTGGGTTTCCTGGGACCTGTGCGCACCGATCTCGAGCTGCTCGGCCGGATCCCGATGGGTTTGTTCCCGTTCCGCCTCCCTTCCGTGACCCACGAGGACGTGCTCGTCATGCAGGAGATGGTCCCGAGCGCGATTGCGTTGGCGGTGCTGGGCCTCTCACAGTCCCTGGTCATCGCCCAGGACCTCAAGAGCGACATCGGATCGCGCGTCAGCCTCGGGCGCGAGGTCTTCGCCCAGGGCGTGGGCAACCTGGTCGGTCCGCTCTTCTCGGGCTTCGCGGGCTCGGGCAGCTTCAACCGAACCGCGATCGCTGTCGAGATGGGCGGGCGCAGCACGTTGACGGGTCTCGTCGCAGCCCTGTCGGTCGGGGTCATCGCCAAGACCCTCGGCCCGGTCCTGACCTACGTCCCCATGTCCACGATCGCCGGCATCATCGCCCTGGTCGGCATCGGCATGATCGAAGTGAAGCATGCGCGCCGCTTCGCCAAGATGCCCATCGACGCAGCGGTATTCGCGCTCACTGTCCTCACGATCACGCTCATCGGGCTCGAGGCGGGCATCTTGGTCGCGGCTGCCTCGTCGCTCCTCTTCTTCGTGGTTGGTGCGTCGAGACTGACGTTTTCGTTCACGACCCAAGGCGACACCGAGATCATCGCGGTGAAGGGCAACCTCTTCTTTGCCACCCTCGACGCGCTCAAGCTACATCTTGCCGGTCACCCCGGCGGCCGCACGCGGCTCGACCTGACGCGGGTGCCCTACTGCGACTCGTCGGCGCTCGAGATGATTGAGTCCATTCGGCTAGAGCGCGAGCGTCGCGGGGGTGGCCTCGAGGTGGTCCGCGGCTGA